The following DNA comes from Chitinophaga nivalis.
ACGAATAAAATTTTTGATTCTGAATTTACCCTTCATTTTACCATTGAGAATGGATTAATTATTCAATACCGCATGCTGGAAGATAGCTATGCCCTGGTATTGGCAGCCACCGCATAACAGGTTATTGTCAAACACCCATTACCACGCTTCCGGCAAGTATTTACCGGAAGCGTGGTGACATCAGCGGTCAGCGTCTATTGCAGGCCCGCATTTAGAAATCAATCTTCAATACTTCCCGCCCGGTACGAGTTCCCGTTACCTTTCCTATTTCGCTGTCAAATTCATAGTGGATACCACCATACACCCTGGATATAGCCGCTTCGTTCACCAGCGCAGTAAAGCTGGAAAAAGAACGGGGCGCAAATCCATCCGGCACTTTCTGCCGGTCGGTGATAGCAAAGTGGCTGCCAAAATTAGCCGTCAGGATATGCCCGGCTGCCGCGGAAAAGCTGGCATGGCCGGAAGTATAGGAGGGAAATGGCGGTGTGCCGATCAGGCTATTCCAACCCGGCGCAATACGGGCACGGATATACGTAATAGGCCGGAGCAGGTTATACCGGTATTTGTATTTCCAGCAGATAATGCCGGCGTCATTCAACGCAATACCTACCTGTGCATATAATTTCGCCGCTGTACCAAGATCGAGATGCTGATCTGTAATCAGCTGACTGGTAATGGCCAGCAGGTGTCCCGGTGGGGTAAAGGTACCGCCGCCATCAGCCCAGTATTGCGCGATGAGGGTTTTCTCCGGTGTAGGCGTCTGGGAATGCTGATATACCACATAGGCTGCCTGGTAGAATACACTATTGGTATCGGTCGCATAAGCCGGCGGCGCTATGTTGCCGCTGTCGGTATTACAGCCGGCTACTATCAGCCGGTTTTGCCCCCAATAAGGCAGCATCGCCGATTGAAAGGCCGGTGGTGTGGGTACCCACAATCCCGGTCCTACAGGCGGAATATAATCGGCAGGGAAATTATGCAGATAACCGTCTTTACCACCATCTGTAGCAGACCATTGGTACACGGCATCCGCTACCTGCTGTCCGAAACTGACGGACCGGCTGATTTCAGCAGCCGGCCGGCCCACGGA
Coding sequences within:
- a CDS encoding vanadium-dependent haloperoxidase encodes the protein MRINHVCFSRCSLFLLVLLGSLTACRKEAPFTGTQPAATDASAALFLGTAGDAAVPVSWYQLELKLIKETPGFSPPVAARAIAYTGISLHGATLGYRRGTPSLAGQLNGLQYVPLPERGKSYHWGIAANSTLAAIIRQLFPNASADNLRLITDLETLYRDSLSVGRPAAEISRSVSFGQQVADAVYQWSATDGGKDGYLHNFPADYIPPVGPGLWVPTPPAFQSAMLPYWGQNRLIVAGCNTDSGNIAPPAYATDTNSVFYQAAYVVYQHSQTPTPEKTLIAQYWADGGGTFTPPGHLLAITSQLITDQHLDLGTAAKLYAQVGIALNDAGIICWKYKYRYNLLRPITYIRARIAPGWNSLIGTPPFPSYTSGHASFSAAAGHILTANFGSHFAITDRQKVPDGFAPRSFSSFTALVNEAAISRVYGGIHYEFDSEIGKVTGTRTGREVLKIDF